One part of the Theropithecus gelada isolate Dixy chromosome 5, Tgel_1.0, whole genome shotgun sequence genome encodes these proteins:
- the TLR3 gene encoding toll-like receptor 3 has product MRQTLPYIYFWWGLLPFGMLCASSTNKCTVSQEVADCSHLKLTQVPDDLPTNITVLNLTHNQLRRLPAANFTRYSQLTILDVGFNSISKLEPELCQKLPMLKVLNLQHNELSQLSDKTFAFCTNLTELHLMSNSIQKIKNNPFVKQKNLITLDLSHNGLSSTKLGTQVQLENLQELLLSNNKIQALKSEELGILANSSLKKLELSSNQIKEFSPGCFHAIGRLLGLFLNNVQLGPSLTEKLCLELANTSIRNLSLSNSQLSTTSNTTFLGLKWTNLTMLDLSHNNLNVIGNDSFVWLPHLEYFFLEYNNIQHLLSHSLHGLFNVRYLNLKRSFTKQSISLASLPKIDDFSFQWLTCLEHLNMEDNDISGIKSNMFTGLINLKYLSLSNSFTSLQTLTNETFVSLAYSPLHILNLTKNKISKIESGAFSWLGHLEVLDLGLNEIGQELTGQEWSGLENIFEIYLSYNKYLQLTKNSFALVRSLQRLMLRRVALKNVDCSPSPFQPLGNLTILDLSNNNIANINDDMLEGLEKLEILDLQHNNLARLWKHANPGGPVYFLKGLSHLHILNLESNGFDEIPVEVFKDLSELKIIDLGLNNLNTLPESVFDNQVSLKSLNLQKNLITSVEKKVFGPAFRNLSNLDMRFNPFDCTCESIAWFVNWINKTHANIPELSSHYLCNTPPHYHGFPVRLFDTSSCKDSAPFELLFMINTSILLIFIFVVLLIHFEGWRISFYWNVSVHRVLGFKEIDRQTEQFEYAAYIIHAHKDKDWVWEHFSSMEKEDQSLKFCLEERDFEAGVFELEAIVNSIKRSRKIIFIITHHLLKDPLCKRFKVHHAVQQAIEQNLDSIILIFLEEIPDYKLNHALCLRRGMFKSHCILNWPVQKERIGAFHHKLQVALGSKNSVH; this is encoded by the exons ATGAGACAGACTTTGCCTTATATCTACTTTTGGTGGGGACTTTTGCCCTTTGGGATGCTGTGTGCATCCTCCACCAACAAATGCACTGTTAGCCAAGAAGTTGCTGACTGCAGCCACCTGAAGTTAACTCAGGTACCCGATGATCTCCCCACAAACATAACAGTGTTGAATCTTACCCATAATCAACTCAGAAGATTACCAGCTGCCAATTTTACAAGATACAGCCAACTAACTATCTTGGATGTAGGAtttaactccatctcaaaactgGAGCCAGAATTGTGCCAAAAACTTCCCATGTTAAAAGTTTTGAACCTCCAGCACAATGAGCTATCTCAACTTTCTGATAAAACCTTTGCCTTCTGCACGAATTTGACGGAACTCCATCTCATGTCCAACTCAatccagaaaattaaaaataatccctTTGTAAAGCAGAAG aatTTAATCACATTAGATCTGTCTCATAATGGCTTGTCATCTACAAAATTAGGAACTCAGGTTCAGCTGGAAAATCTCCAAGAGCTTCTATTATCAAACAATAAAATCCAAGCGCTAAAAAGTGAAGAACTTGGTATCCTTGCcaattcatctttaaaaaagttAGAGTTATCATCGAATCAAATTAAAGAG TTTTCTCCAGGGTGTTTTCACGCAATTGGAAGATTATTGGGCCTCTTTCTGAACAACGTCCAGCTGGGTCCCAGCCTCACAGAGAAGCTATGTTTGGAATTAGCAAACACAAGCATTCGGAATCTGTCTCTGAGTAACAGCCAGCTGTCCACCACCAGCAATACAACTTTCCTGGGACTAAAGTGGACAAACCTCACTATGCTCGATCTTTCCCACAACAACTTAAATGTGATTGGTAACGATTCCTTTGTTTGGCTTCCACATCTAGAATATTTCTTCCTGGAGTATAATAATATACAGCATTTGCTCTCTCACTCTTTGCACGGGCTTTTCAATGTGCGGTACCTGAATTTGAAACGGTCTTTTACTAAACAAAGTATTTCCCTTGCTTCGCTCCCCAAGattgatgatttttcttttcagtggcTAACATGTTTGGAGCACCTTAACATGGAAGATAATGATATTTCAGGTATAAAAAGCAATATGTTCACAGGATTGATAAACCTGAAATACTTAAGTCTATCCAACTCCTTTACAAGTTTGCAAACTTTGACAAATGAAACATTTGTATCACTTGCTTATTCTCCCTTACACATACTCAACCTAACCAagaataaaatctcaaaaatagaGAGTGGTGCCTTCTCTTGGTTGGGCCACCTAGAAGTACTTGACCTGGGCCTTAATGAAATTGGGCAAGAACTCACAGGCCAGGAATGGAGTGGTCTAGAAAATATTTTCGAAATCTATCTTTCCTACAACAAGTACCTGCAACTGACTAAGAACTCCTTTGCCTTGGTCCGAAGCCTTCAACGACTGATGCTCCGAAGGGTGGCCCTTAAAAATGTGGATTGCTCTCCTTCACCATTCCAGCCTCTTGGTAACCTGACCATTCTGGATCTAAGCAACAACAACATAGCCAACATAAATGATGACATGTTGGAAGGTCTTGAGAAACTAGAAATTCTGGATTTGCAGCATAACAACTTAGCACGGCTCTGGAAACACGCAAACCCTGGTGGTCCTGTTTATTTCCTAAAAGGTCTGTCTCACCTCCACATCCTTAACTTGGAGTCTAATGGCTTTGACGAGATCCCAGTTGAGGTCTTCAAGGATTTATCTGAACTAAAGATCATTGATTTAGGATTGAATAATTTAAACACACTTCCAGAGTCTGTCTTTGATAATCAGGTGTCTCTAAAGTCATTGAACCTTCAGAAGAATCTCATAACATCAGTTGAGAAGAAGGTTTTCGGGCCAGCTTTCAGGAACCTGAGTAACTTAGATATGCGCTTTAATCCCTTTGATTGCACATGTGAAAGTATCGCCTGGTTTGTTAACTGGATTAACAAGACCCATGCCAACATCCCTGAGCTGTCAAGCCACTACCTTTGCAACACTCCACCTCACTATCATGGGTTCCCAGTGAGACTTTTTGACACATCATCCTGCAAAGACAGTGCCCCCTTTGAACTCCTTTTCATGATCAATACCAGTATCCTgttgatttttatctttgttgtacTTCTCATCCACTTTGAGGGCTGGAGGATATCTTTTTACTGGAATGTTTCAGTACATCGAGTTCTTGGTTTCAAAgaaatagacagacagacagaacaGTTTGAATATGCAGCATATATAATTCACGCCCATAAAGATAAGGATTGGGTCTGGGAACATTTCTCTTCAATGGAAAAGGAAGACCAATCTCTCAAATTTTGTCTGGAAGAAAGGGACTTTGAGGCAGGTGTTTTTGAACTGGAAGCAATTGTTAACAGCatcaaaagaagcagaaaaattatttttattataacacaCCATCTATTAAAAGACCCATTATGCAAAAG ATTCAAGGTACATCATGCCGTTCAACAAGCTATTGAACAAAATCTGGATTCCATTATATTGATTTTCCTTGAGGAGATTCCAGATTATAAACTGAACCATGCACTCTGTTTGCGAAGAGGAATGTTTAAATCTCACTGCATCTTGAACTGGCCAGTTCAGAAAGAACGGATAGGTGCCTTTCATCATAAACTGCAAGTAGCACTTGGATCCAAAAACTCAgtacattaa